The proteins below come from a single Magallana gigas chromosome 10, xbMagGiga1.1, whole genome shotgun sequence genomic window:
- the LOC105333078 gene encoding alpha-L-fucosidase, protein MGLYKMSKSALKISFLLCLLCIFVVTLTESQKYKPTWESIDSRPIPEWYDDAKIGMFITWGVYSVPSMSSEWFWWFWKGQPQSYIVDFMKKYYPPKWTYADFAKDFRAEFYNPKKWRDIIVSSGAKYIVFTSKHSDGYSLYPTNVTYQWNSRDVGAKRDLIGDLQVALKGSGVRFGLYHAMIEWFNPIWLADQRNNLTTQHYVKDYIFPQLREIINTYKPDMLWNDAGWLAPSWYWNATVFLAWLYNESPVKDYILTNDRWGSDCFCKHGGVWTCSDRFHPGHVMPHKWVNAMTIDKGSWGYRRNADLRDFYTIEELLKEVIYTISFGGNILINVGPTSWGTLAPIYEERFGQLGSWLKVNGEAIYKTTPWSYQNDTLSNRVWYTASKKDKSTIYSLLLDWPVDNEVTLGALKDIPVSNVTLLGSEAVMKFSQESAGLRVVFPYLNIRQMPCLWAWSLKISLQ, encoded by the exons ATGGGGTTATATAAAATGTCGAAGTCTGCATTGAAAATATCCTTCCTTCTGTGTTTACTCTGCATCTTTGTTGTCACACTAACCGAATCTCAAAAATACAAACCAACATGGGAGAGCATTGATTCTCGGCCGATTCCGGAATGGTACGACGATGCCAAGATTGGAATGTTCATAACATGGGGAGTCTATTCCGTCCCATCTATGAGCAGTGAATGGTTTTGGTGGTTTTGGAAAGGGCAGCCTCAATCTTACATTGTGGACTTCATGAAAAAATACTACCCCCCAAAGTGGACGTATGCAGACTTCGCTAAGGATTTCCGAGCAGAGTTTTACAACCCAAAGAAATGGAGGGACATAATTGTCTCCTCAGGAGCAAA GTACATAGTATTTACTTCCAAGCACAGTGATGGCTACAGTTTGTATCCAACAAATGTCACCTACCAGTGGAACTCGAGGGATGTTGGTGCAAAGAGAGATCTTATCG GTGATTTACAGGTTGCGTTGAAGGGGTCAGGGGTCAGATTTGGACTCTATCATGCCATGATAGAGTGGTTTAATCCTATATGGCTAGCAGACCAGAGGAATAATTTAACCACTCAACATTATGTCAAG gACTACATATTTCCTCAACTACGGGAGATTATCAATACCTACAAGCCAGACATGCTGTGGAATGACGCTGGGTGGCTGGCTCCTAGCTGGTACTGGAATGCCACCGTGTTCTTGGCATGGCTCTACAATGAAAG CCCCGTGAAGGACTACATCCTGACCAACGACCGGTGGGGATCCGACTGTTTCTGTAAACATGGCGGGGTGTGGACCTGCTCCGACCGCTTTCATCCTG gGCATGTTATGCCTCATAAGTGGGTCAACGCTATGACAATCGACAAGGGGTCGTGGGGTTATAGAAGGAATGCTGACCTGAGGGATTTCTACACAATAGAGGAACTACTGAAGGAAGTGATCTACACTATCAG TTTTGGTGGAAACATTTTGATCAATGTTGGACCCACGTCTTGGGGGACCCTGGCCCCGATCTACGAGGAGAGGTTCGGACAGTTGGGTTCCTGGCTGAAGGTGAACGGAGAGGCCATTTATAAGACCACACCATGGAGCTACCAGAATGACACCTTGTCTAACCGGGTCTG gtACACAGCATCAAAGAAAGACAAGAGCACCATTTACTCCCTGCTCCTGGACTGGCCAGTTGATAACGAGGTTACGCTGGGAGCGCTCAAGGATATTCCCGTCTCCAACGTGACCTTGTTGGGATCGGAAGCCGTGATGAAATTTTCTCAGGAATCCGCGGGACTGAGGGTTGTGTTTCCGTACCTCAACATTCGACAAATGCCCTGCCTGTGGGCTTGGAGCTTGAAAATTAGTCTTCAGTAA